The Malus domestica chromosome 10, GDT2T_hap1 nucleotide sequence TTCAACGTCTGTCCTTGTGCAATGGCCAAATCAAGTGCGTCATCCTTCAAATTGTCCAAATGGTCCTGTGACAAAGCATCAATTACATCAATAGCAAAACATGAATGGTTTTCATTAGGAAACTTCATAGAATCAGAGAGATTGAAattaataacttccccatcaaattccatcgtcagAGTGCCATTATagacgtcaatcttcgtcctagcagtcttcatgaatggccttccaaggaggatgggtaatgaaggggcatggtccgattcatccatctcaAGTACGTAGAAGTCCGCCGGGAAGATctaatgattaacctgcactaacacatcttccaaaactccctttggataggcgttagatctatcggctaaTTGTATGATTACCCCATCGTTTTTCAACGctcctaggttcatagatgcataaattgaatatggcatgacatttatagatgcacctaggTCTAACATAGCAGATTCAAACCTAGAATTACCAATaacacacggaattgtaaaactacccggatctttgcattttggGGGCAGCTTGCGTTGTAAGATGGCTGAGACGTTTTCACTTACTTTGACCACCTCCTTGGTCGAAATCTTCCTCCTATTGGTGCAAAGTTCCTTCAAGAACTTGgcgtacctcgggacttgcttgattgcatccaaaaaggggatattgacttgaactttccgaaacgtctccaaaatgtctttttccgcttcttctttctttgtttgcttaaaCCTACTAAGAAAAGGGACATTTGCAGGGAAATCATTAGTAGAAACTGAACTTGACACGTTTTTAcctttattggatgaattggacgaATTGGGATCACTTGGAACTTGCGGCACATTTGGTTCCACCTTGGCCGTGACTGGCCtttgttcctcctcttcaattctcAACTCTTCCTCCTCGTTGGAACGTGGCTTGGATGGGTTGAGGTCAGATCCGACTTGCTTTCCACTTCGCAAATGcatagcttttgcagattcaaaTCCACCTTTCGGATTGACCACCGTTGAGCGAGGCAACCTTCCTTGCTCAcgaaattgccccatgaactcggcaatttgtcccacttgcttctccaagttgtccaccctcttgtcttggatttgcctctctttgttttgagtttggacttcctgcgtcaaagtagtaagtaattgaaaaatcttatcaTTATCACTTGAATTACCTACATtgctttgggcaggttgtgcttggacttgtggtggtgccaacggcttttgatagaaccccgggggttgttgcctaaatccgtcttgttgttggccttgttgggggtctcgccatttgaaattcggatgatcacgccaaccgggattgtaagcaTTGGAAAACGGATCCCCACGTGATTGATATTGGTTGCCatatcccacggcattgagtgtttcccatcctccattctcgattaattgtgggcacttgtccgtagggtgtccttgcgtggagcatacgccacaagaagctacggttttgacttttggaccttccaccacctgagaaagcaacgtagtaaggttagccatttgattttgaagttcagttatggcacttacctcattgacttgttgttgccgtggcatgctcctttgtccaacaccttcgtattgttgagcgttcaacgctcgattagcaatcaacatCTTTGCAGCTGTAGGGGTCttatccaccaatgctcctcccgccgaggcatctagcatttgacgttcaattggtagaagtccgtcgtagaagtattgtagaagtagttcctccttcatttgatgctgtggacatgaagcaacaagagatttaaaacgttcataataagtaggaaaggattcaccttcatcttgttgaatgccacttatccttttacgtaggaggatgactcgagaagttgggaaaaacttctccaagaaagctcgtttcatgctctcccatgacgtgacagttccgggagccaattcgtacaaccaatctttcgccttctctaggagagaaaaggaaaaggcCTTCATTTTCAAGATGCTCTCATCCACGTTcaccggagtcatgcttgagcaaacgacttcaaactccttcaaatgcttgttcagatcttccatggacagcccatggtacttcggaatgtgatgtaacaagcttgacttcaattcaaactcggcagttttgtcctgagccgccctagggtattggatacatagaggtgcggcattatccaatcccgacgcggaaagctccttgatcgttcggttgtccactgctgataggagcatatttatgcgccttagttagctagttcttatgcattttcgttatgttttctttgttaaagtagtcttttaagctactttcatgtgttttcaggtttaaatgacatattacatgaaatgatgcaatttggagcttttggagcaaaaagtgagcttggattgaaaaggacaggcttggaacacaaggttgggatgaaattgaagagttgaagatttgaggtttcctacttgaagtaggaaagctaagcctaaaagtttccattttgggttgatctttcctaaaccggaatggccttgcgtttgagcaacattagaaggttccgaagcgttggaagacacaaagaaaggtgttagaatattttctcatccttgccgtgggttagggcttaatttctcttggttttgggctttttagaAGCCCTATCCACATTCCCACTAaccagccgcacctttccccttctagaacacatatttccttgccttgcaaggctttctagaagccctaaccctagcccacttaattgccgcaccctaggcccttttctcaccaaatttctgattgtttaacctatttttctggtggatttgggtttctagaaaccctaatctgatttgctagggtttttaagtgcctatatatatatttctacacctaGCCGCACACATCACCTCTccacaattcagaaattcatCCAACCCTATATTCCcattccttgccgcagccaccatcatccTTATACCCTTAGCCGCCACTcctccatccattccagccatttcccacaccttgccgcaacccttCTCCACAaccatacaccatccatacaccttgccgcaccaccatactatcctaactcccttccaaacccaaaatcacatccaaaaatcccctaaaccctctctgccgcagcaaggagaagaagaaagaggagcttgatgtgcagaattcaaagtggaattgttgggcgttttaggtgtaatctttcttatgtcttcgatgtttcaattcaataaactttgtgttgtgagtatgaggaactaaacccccttagttggggggtaattcgaaaccatgtacatgcttgcaatatgatttgattacattcagttgttatttcatgagttgtggattcaattcgttcatctatttgattgataacttatttgtgtatgttgattgagagtgcacgcttagttttcatgcatgaatatgatgctagattatgagggagtttcacctaatagttacaatcttataatcacaagtagtgaagatcgcttgaaaacgatcgtgttgaatgaattcttggcataagtttcatgcaattcatagtaacaaatgcttcgtcaatgcttatgtttttcatagaacgtaatgattcttgcttgtatctctattatgcaattcatgtagggaacttgtagggaatgttttgggttgtcgtatgcaatcatccaacttaataacttgtggaaaaactgagggttaactagtgcaattcacggttaatttggggttttgagtattcataattcattggaagaacaactgataatcgttttgtttgcaagtgtgacatgtgtggagaagaacctcctaactagccttttatccatccttttattaaaaaacgttctacaatctgtttagtttaaagtttctgttttgttttcaattttcgtccaaaacaaatccccctttattttgaagtcttagattagttagaaagtgttttgatttgtgtttctaagtgttttgattcaagttttcactcaaattcgtccaagttcttgttaggttctcaaaactgcccagaaagtggtttttaggcagttttgagtcattaggttgctgttttgagttttaggtttgtttaagtgttttaacctttagttttgcattctttgagtctagtttagtggtttaaactttgtttttgagtttttaagtcaatttccaagtgtttagcaatccctcctaatccccagtctagaacgatccctacttacatctctactacaatttgacaaaagagggtttaatttgtgtgcttatctatttcgcatcaaatttttggcgccgttgccggggattagcatgctaatcccttggattgtttttgttccttttatttcactttgtaagACTTTGtgtaagtttctgacctaattttgtttcttgtttcttaggtactaatgtatgactagaagctctcaaacgattcgtgcgaacatcttggattttgacgacgattttgagaggaagttgagaagagttagaaaccagcaagaacaccatccaccaaattccgaatctgaccttgaagaaaacgtacaagaagaggaggaggaagccacgacagggatatttgaagaagtccaaggcatggcagtggacaaccgtacactcaaggagctttccgcctcaggtttggataatgccacacccttgtgcattcaataccccatggctgcccaaggtaagacggacgagtttgaattaaagtcaagcttgcttcatcatattcctaaataccatggcttgtccatggaagatcctaacaaacatttgaaagaatttgaagtagtttgctctagtatgactcccgtcaatgttgacgaaaatatcttgaagatgaaggcttttccattctctttgatggataaagccaaggattggttatacgagttagctcccggcactgtcacttcttgggagagtatgaagagagcgtacttggagaagttctttccaacttctcgcatcatcctcctacgcaaaaagataagcggaattcagcaagaagaaggtgagtcttttcctacatattatgaacgatttaaatcacttgttgcttcttgtccacagcatcagatgaaggaggaattgctcttgcaatatttctacgagggcctcctacctctagaacgtcaaatgcttgatgcttcggcggggggagcattggtggacaaaacacccatggctgccaaggtcttgattgctaatagagcgttgaacgctcaacagtacgagggtgtaggccaaagaggaccctcacggcaccaagtacatgaggtaagttcaacttccgatcttcattcacaattggctaatcttacttctattgtttcacagatggccgagggaatgaagatgcaaggacctgtggtatgtggcgtatgttctatccaaggacatgtctccgaaaaatgtcttcaactcatcgagaatggcggatgggagagtgcgaatgccattgggtttcaaagccaaaatcagtcaagacatgatccatactccaacacgtataatccggggtggcgagaccacccaaatttcaagtggagggatccccaacaacctcaaaaccaaggaggctttaggcaacaacccccgggtttctttcccaaaacctacggcctaccccaaaatcaagcccaatccggcccaagtgcctcaggtacgtctcttgacaatgatgcacttcttaagatactaactaagttgtctaatgggcaggaagatcaagctaaggctatgcaaaaccaagataaaagggtggatcaacttgagaaacaaattgggcagattgccgagtttgtaggtaagtttcgagatcccagACAACTTCCTAGTTCCACCATTtcaaatccgaagggaggtttcgaaagtgcaaaagcaatcaccctaagaagtggtaaggaggttggggcaggtttttcatcaaaaacaggtcataacgaggatgaaattttgcaaatggaagaggaggaatcaaggttgcccacggcaaaggtggttccacctttgccgcaagtccctaaggccccaaatctgcccaatttgtcccacaaaggtaagaatgtgtcaaattcggttcatactaatgttttcccttcaaatgtgccttttcctagtaggttcatgcaaacgaagaaagaagaggcagaaaaggatatccttgaaacctttaggaaagttcaagttaacatacctttgttagatgcaatcaagcaagttccgaggtatgctaagttcttgaaggagttgtgtaccactaggaagaggatgtcaactaaggaagtggtaaaggtaagtgagaatgtgtccgccatttgcaacgcaaactacctcccaaatgcaaagatccaggtagctttaccattccttgtgtcattgggaatactagatttgaatctgccatgcttgatttaggtgcttctataaatgttatgccatattccatttatgcatctatgaacttaggagcattgaaaaatgatggggtaataatacaattggccgatagatctaacgcctatccaaagggagttttggaagatgtgcttgtgcaggttaatcatttagtcttcccggcggatttctatgtcctcgaaatggatgaatcggaccatgcttcTTCactgcccattctacttggaaggccattcatgaagacgaccCGGACAAAGAtcgacgtgtatagtggaactttgtccatggaattcgatggggaagttgttaattttaatctttctgattccattaaataccccagtgaggaccattcatgcttttctattgatataattgactctttggcgcagggatatctcgacgatttgaatgacgatgcgcttgaaaaagtcattacacgaggcatggaattcaaaaccaagggggcagattatagtgtaacccacggcatacatggactaggccatgccgtgccccctagtgaggatctaattgaagttgtggctgcccttgagtccacacctaagcttgatggtaagtatactacccgtgagtccattcccatttcgactaacaaattacttccatccataattcaggcacctatccttgaactcaagcctttgccaagccatttgaagtacattttcttgggagaaaatgaaacactacctgccatcatttcctcctccctcacggcacaagaggaggagaaattgcttcgagttttgaaggagttcaaatctgccttaggttggacattggccgacatcaaaggtataagccctacgacttgtatgcatcacatatttcttgaggagggggccaaaccaactcgagaggctcaacgccgtctcaaccctcctatgatggaagttgtgaaaaaggagatcataaagcttctagattgtggggttatctatccaatctcggatagtaggtgggtttcgcccgttcaatgcgtaccaaagaaatccggagtgacggtggtagctaatgccgagaatgagcttgtccctcaacgtattcaaaccggttggagggtgtgcattgactataggaagctaaacaccaccacgaggaaggaccacttcccattgccgttcattgaccaaatgcttgagaggttagcgggttatgctttctattgttttcttgacggttattctggttataatcaaattgtcatttcacccgaggaccaagaaaaaaccacttttacatgcccgtttggtacatttgcatatcgtcgcatgccttttggtttatgtaatgcacctgctacatttcaaagatgcatgatgagcatattttctgatcacgtagaaaatataattgaagtgtttatggatgattttagcgtatttggtgattcgtttgatagctgcttgcataatctaagtttgatcttaaaacgttgcgttgaaactaaccttgttcttaattgggaaaagtgtcattttatggttaaacaaggcatcgttttaggtcatataatctctgaaaagggtattgaggttgataagtcgaaaatagatcttgtacgtcacttaccctctccgacttcggttagagaggttcgttcgtttcttggccatacaggattttatcgtaggtttatcaaagatttctcaaagatagcacaacctctttgccgactcctacaaaaataagtggcgtttgaattcaccaaggagtgcacagCATCattcgagctcatgtgtgatgtgtccgactatgctttaggagctgttttaggacaaagaaaggacaagaggccgcatgtcatttactacgcctcccggacgttgaacgatgcacaattgaactactccactacggaaaaagaactccttgccgttgtctttgctttagataaatttcgatcatatctaattggaactaaagtaattgttttcactgatcatgcagctctgaagtacttgctcaccaaaaaggaggccaagccacagcctattcgatggatattgctacttcaagagttcgacatagagattcgggacaagaagggaagtgaaaacgtggtggctgaccacctaagccgaatggtgcataatgaggagtctttgccgattttggagacattccccgatgaacaattgctgtccattaaggttagtgcaccttggtatgccgatattgttaattttttggtgtcaaaacgtattccaagtgagttcactaggcaccaacgtgataaacttaggcatgatgcacggttttatgtgtgggatgatccgtacttatggaaattttaccccgatcagattatacgtcgttgtgtgcacgattctgaatgtcattcaattttgagtttttgtcacacatatgcatgtggagggcactttggcacacaacgcacaacccttaaggtgttacaatgtggattttattggcctagtattttcaaagatgctaaaactttttgcttaacatgtgataaatgccaacgaatgggtggtattagtgctagggaccaaatgccgcaggtttctatcctaaatgttgaaatttttgatgtttggggtattgattttatgggtccttttccttcttcgtatggttttacatatattttgcttgcggttgattatgtgtcgaagtgggtggaagcaaaggccacccgaactaatgattctaaagtggttgcagattttattagaactaacatttttgcgaggttcggaatgccacgagtgatcattagtgacggagggtcacacttttgcaatcggaccattgaagcgttattgaggaaatacagtgtcacccataaggtttctacaccttaccatcttcaaactaatgggcaagccgaggtttccaaccatgagatcaagcaaatcttagagaagaccattgggccaacgaggaaggattggagtctACGACTTGATGAcacactttgggcgtatcgtacggcgtacaaaacacccattgggatgtcccccttccgacttgtctacggaaaggcgtgccatcttcctgttgaattggagcacaaagcactttgggccatcaagaagtttaacatgaacctcgaggaagcaggaagtcaaaggagattgcaattgaatgagcttgatgagatacggcacgaggcgtacgataatgcaagcatttacaagcaaaagaccaaagctttccatgacaacatgatccgtgggaaatcattctcaattgggcagaaagtgctattgttcaattcccgtttacgtttgtttcc carries:
- the LOC139188569 gene encoding uncharacterized protein; translation: MAGMDGGVAAKGIRMMVAAARNGNIGLDEFLNCGEEVQTQNKERQIQDKRVDNLEKQVGQIAEFMGQFREQGRLPRSTVVNPKGGFESAKAMHLRSGKQVGSDLNPSKPRSNEEEELRIEEEEQRPVTAKVEPNVPQVPSDPNSSNSSNKGKNVSSSVSTNDFPANVPFLSRFKQTKKEEAEKDILETFRKVQVNIPFLDAIKQVPRYAKFLKELCTNRRKISTKEVVKVSENVSAILQRKLPPKCKDPGSFTIPCVIGNSRFESAMLDLGASINVMPYSIYASMNLGALKNDGVIIQLADRSNAYPKGVLEDVLVQVNH